In Desulfomonile tiedjei DSM 6799, a genomic segment contains:
- a CDS encoding helix-turn-helix domain-containing protein, with protein MESLGTKIRSLRKSQGLSLKQLADRIGCTASYLSMVENDRLDPSVSRLKKIVDALGKTIVDLFGESADGDIIVRKEKRARVAFPGSKMLIEILVLQAPDKKMDARLAIVAPGGGSEGDYSHPGEEFGLVIKGSLELTVDNTTYQLREGDCFYFHSTRNHRFRNAGDQEAQVVWVNHPPSW; from the coding sequence ATGGAATCCCTCGGAACCAAAATCAGATCATTGCGTAAATCGCAAGGACTGTCCTTAAAACAGCTTGCGGATCGTATTGGTTGTACTGCCTCATATCTGTCTATGGTGGAAAACGATAGATTAGACCCCTCCGTATCCCGCCTCAAAAAAATCGTTGATGCTCTCGGAAAAACTATAGTTGACCTCTTCGGTGAATCTGCTGACGGCGATATAATCGTTCGTAAGGAAAAACGTGCTCGAGTCGCATTTCCGGGCTCGAAAATGCTCATCGAAATACTCGTCTTACAAGCTCCTGATAAGAAAATGGATGCCAGATTAGCAATCGTCGCACCCGGCGGTGGCTCTGAAGGCGATTATTCGCACCCTGGAGAAGAATTCGGCCTGGTTATTAAGGGCAGTCTGGAACTGACTGTTGATAATACAACGTATCAGTTGCGCGAAGGTGACTGTTTTTACTTTCACTCCACCAGGAATCACAGATTCCGAAACGCTGGCGATCAGGAAGCTCAGGTTGTGTGGGTAAACCATCCTCCCAGTTGGTAA
- the mdcA gene encoding malonate decarboxylase subunit alpha, which yields MSIPVTAGRKDWESGRQEYKKRVERGKPLTKNGSTKIVDSDNAVTLLEAIIQPGDRVAIEGNNQKQADFLADCLCRVDKSKVNKLHMVQSVISRPSHCEIFERGIAEKVDFSFSGPQSTQVSRLLQESKMQVGEIHTYLELFSRYFVDLTPRVALVVAARADQDGNLYTGPNTEDTPAIVEATHFKQGIVIAEVESIVDKLPRVDIPGDWIDFIIPTGKPCYIEPLFTRDPSRIRDVNVLIGMMVIKGIYREYGVRSLNHGIGYATAAIELLLPTYAQQLGLRGKICTHWTLNPHPTLIPAIELGFVDSVHCFGSEVGMEEYVAARPDIFFVGPDGNLRSNRAFSQAAGHYAVDAFVGATLQIDRYGNSSTAVVNRIAGFGGAPNMGCDAGGRRHSSEAWVKIGKESAMMPSLIGDMPRGRKLVVQMVETRGPQGIQCLVDKLDAWDLMKQAGLKVPPVMIYGDAVTQIVTEVGLAHLHKCASLQEREAAIKAIAGDTDLGKQADPAETADLRQRKIVQTCEDLEIDPRDANRSLLVAQTMDELVEWSGGRYKVPEQFRKPQKE from the coding sequence ATGAGCATACCGGTAACGGCAGGGCGGAAAGACTGGGAATCAGGGAGACAGGAATACAAGAAACGTGTTGAAAGAGGTAAACCGCTCACGAAGAACGGCAGTACGAAAATTGTGGATTCCGACAACGCTGTCACCCTTCTCGAAGCTATAATACAGCCGGGAGATCGGGTCGCCATCGAGGGTAACAATCAGAAGCAGGCGGACTTTCTGGCAGATTGCCTGTGTCGGGTGGACAAGTCCAAGGTTAACAAGCTGCACATGGTTCAGTCGGTAATATCGAGGCCTTCTCACTGTGAAATTTTCGAGCGAGGGATTGCAGAGAAGGTCGATTTTTCGTTTTCAGGTCCCCAGTCAACGCAGGTGTCTCGACTTCTTCAAGAATCAAAGATGCAAGTAGGTGAAATCCATACATATCTTGAACTCTTTTCACGATACTTCGTGGATCTCACTCCTCGGGTGGCGCTGGTTGTCGCCGCACGGGCAGACCAAGACGGCAATCTCTACACGGGGCCCAATACTGAGGATACTCCGGCGATTGTCGAGGCGACTCATTTCAAGCAGGGCATCGTGATCGCTGAAGTGGAAAGCATAGTCGACAAACTTCCTCGCGTGGACATTCCCGGCGACTGGATAGATTTCATCATTCCGACAGGTAAACCCTGTTACATAGAACCGCTCTTCACCAGAGATCCGTCAAGAATTCGCGACGTGAACGTTCTCATAGGGATGATGGTAATCAAAGGAATTTACAGAGAGTACGGTGTTCGTTCCTTGAACCATGGAATCGGATATGCCACGGCAGCTATCGAACTACTTCTTCCGACTTATGCCCAGCAGCTTGGCTTAAGGGGCAAAATCTGCACCCATTGGACTCTCAATCCGCATCCCACTCTGATTCCGGCCATAGAGTTGGGATTCGTCGATTCTGTCCATTGCTTTGGTTCCGAAGTCGGAATGGAAGAGTATGTTGCCGCTCGACCGGATATCTTCTTTGTTGGACCTGACGGCAATCTCAGATCCAACAGAGCGTTTTCCCAGGCAGCGGGACATTATGCAGTAGATGCTTTTGTCGGAGCAACCCTGCAGATCGATCGATACGGAAACAGCTCGACCGCCGTAGTGAACCGGATAGCCGGGTTCGGTGGGGCTCCGAATATGGGGTGCGACGCTGGCGGGCGGCGGCATTCCAGCGAGGCCTGGGTTAAAATCGGTAAGGAAAGCGCTATGATGCCGAGTCTCATCGGGGATATGCCGAGAGGCCGTAAGCTCGTGGTTCAAATGGTTGAAACCCGCGGTCCCCAGGGTATCCAGTGCCTTGTGGATAAGCTCGATGCATGGGATTTGATGAAACAGGCAGGATTGAAAGTGCCTCCAGTGATGATTTACGGCGATGCGGTCACCCAGATCGTCACGGAAGTCGGGCTGGCACACCTCCACAAATGCGCAAGTCTTCAGGAACGGGAAGCTGCCATCAAGGCAATTGCGGGAGACACCGACCTTGGCAAACAAGCCGATCCGGCTGAAACGGCAGACCTGAGACAAAGGAAGATCGTTCAAACATGCGAAGATCTGGAGATCGATCCGCGTGATGCGAACAGATCGTTGCTCGTGGCCCAGACAATGGATGAACTCGTCGAATGGTCCGGTGGCAGATACAAGGTGCCGGAGCAATTCAGGAAACCGCAAAAAGAATGA
- a CDS encoding xanthine dehydrogenase family protein molybdopterin-binding subunit — translation MSPTPLDMERREFLQVSFIAGIGLVVGCSSPRYAAASSGAASTTKTAGELIPNPWIRIDKSGTVTVVVNHSEMGQGIFSALAMIVAEELEADWSKIRTEMASMDPVYVNPAFGVQATGGSTSVRTSWDELRKAGAATRELLISAAASTWGVPPRECRAENGKVNHQASGRSIPYGDLVEKAATMPIPKNVPLKEHYDFKIIGKSMPRLDTLEKVEGRAVFGIDVRQKDLLIATILHPPVYGARLKSFDPARAKTMPGVRHILPVSTGIAVVAERFWQAKKASEAVHVEWDLGQNANLDSESIRARWVELAKQSGKNMLSEGNVDAAMKSTAKTIEAVYELPFQAHGCPEPMNCTASVREDGCDIWVPVQNQGGAQEVAAAITGLDLDRVRVHTTFLGGGFGRRGDVDFVVEAVELSKAVKAPVKVIWTREEDIWHDHFRPASYHVLRAGLDSTGMPVAFHHRSVSPAWMNNTIEILAPAIMPRWLPRFMKNAVSSAAIPVVKYAMSAKSACSGAIEMGYAFEHVSVEYIEDDPGVPTGAWRSVANSRHAFAVESFIDEIAVAGGKDPFELRLHLLRNSPKRRDALKLAAEKAEWEKKPPAGVYRGISVHDFHDTPAAMVAEVSVDKSGQVKVHRVICAVHCGTVINPRNVEVQISGAIAFGLTATLKSSITIAKGRAEQSNFDDFPLLKLGEMPKVEVHIVPSTAAPTGIGEVGVPPIAPAIANAVFAATGKRVRKLPITSQDIQKL, via the coding sequence ATGAGCCCCACCCCCTTGGATATGGAAAGAAGAGAGTTCCTACAGGTCAGCTTTATCGCAGGCATAGGTCTTGTTGTGGGATGCTCGTCCCCGCGATATGCAGCCGCTTCTTCAGGTGCCGCTTCCACAACGAAAACAGCGGGCGAACTGATCCCAAATCCCTGGATTCGGATTGATAAGAGCGGAACTGTCACCGTGGTGGTTAATCACTCCGAAATGGGCCAGGGTATATTTTCGGCTCTCGCGATGATCGTTGCAGAAGAATTGGAAGCGGATTGGTCCAAGATCCGCACTGAAATGGCTTCTATGGACCCGGTGTACGTAAACCCTGCATTTGGCGTACAAGCAACCGGCGGAAGCACAAGCGTTCGCACGAGTTGGGACGAGCTCCGGAAAGCCGGTGCCGCAACTCGTGAGTTACTGATTTCTGCAGCAGCTTCAACCTGGGGTGTGCCTCCTCGGGAATGTCGAGCAGAGAATGGCAAGGTGAATCATCAAGCAAGCGGCCGCTCGATTCCGTATGGCGATCTGGTAGAGAAAGCAGCCACTATGCCCATCCCGAAGAACGTTCCGCTCAAAGAGCATTATGATTTCAAGATTATCGGCAAGAGCATGCCACGACTGGACACATTGGAAAAAGTCGAAGGTAGAGCCGTATTCGGAATCGATGTTCGGCAGAAAGATCTCCTTATCGCCACGATTCTGCACCCGCCGGTCTACGGAGCACGTTTGAAATCCTTCGATCCTGCCAGGGCGAAAACCATGCCCGGAGTTCGCCATATTCTGCCCGTCTCCACAGGAATTGCAGTGGTAGCCGAGCGCTTCTGGCAGGCAAAGAAAGCGTCTGAAGCGGTGCACGTCGAATGGGATTTGGGGCAGAACGCGAATCTGGATTCGGAGTCAATCAGAGCTCGTTGGGTGGAGCTGGCGAAACAGAGCGGCAAAAATATGCTGAGTGAAGGCAATGTGGACGCGGCAATGAAGAGCACAGCGAAAACCATTGAGGCTGTTTACGAGCTTCCTTTCCAGGCGCATGGGTGCCCTGAACCGATGAACTGCACTGCTTCCGTTCGCGAAGATGGATGCGATATCTGGGTGCCGGTTCAAAATCAAGGGGGCGCCCAGGAAGTGGCCGCAGCGATAACAGGATTGGATCTGGATCGCGTGAGGGTGCACACCACGTTTCTCGGCGGAGGCTTCGGGAGGCGAGGCGATGTGGATTTTGTCGTAGAAGCCGTGGAATTGTCGAAAGCGGTGAAAGCACCTGTAAAGGTCATCTGGACAAGGGAGGAAGATATATGGCACGACCATTTCCGTCCTGCGTCATATCATGTTCTCAGGGCCGGACTGGACTCGACGGGCATGCCTGTAGCCTTTCACCATCGGTCTGTGAGTCCGGCCTGGATGAATAATACGATTGAGATCCTGGCCCCGGCAATTATGCCCCGATGGCTGCCCCGGTTCATGAAGAATGCCGTCTCCAGCGCAGCAATTCCCGTCGTCAAGTATGCTATGAGCGCCAAATCCGCCTGCAGCGGAGCAATCGAGATGGGATACGCATTCGAACATGTTAGCGTGGAATATATCGAAGACGATCCAGGCGTACCCACCGGGGCGTGGAGGTCAGTGGCAAATTCGCGACACGCTTTCGCCGTTGAATCGTTTATCGATGAAATCGCTGTTGCGGGCGGGAAAGATCCATTCGAACTTCGCCTGCATCTCCTCAGGAATTCCCCGAAACGACGGGATGCGCTCAAATTGGCAGCCGAAAAGGCAGAGTGGGAGAAGAAACCTCCAGCGGGAGTATATCGAGGAATTTCCGTCCATGATTTTCACGATACACCAGCGGCCATGGTGGCAGAGGTGTCCGTGGATAAAAGTGGGCAGGTGAAAGTACATCGTGTGATCTGTGCAGTACATTGCGGAACCGTGATTAACCCCAGGAATGTGGAGGTGCAGATCTCCGGCGCAATAGCCTTCGGATTGACTGCGACGCTAAAGAGCTCAATCACCATAGCAAAAGGACGAGCGGAACAGAGTAATTTTGACGACTTCCCCCTGCTGAAATTAGGTGAAATGCCAAAAGTGGAGGTTCACATCGTCCCCAGCACTGCTGCTCCGACGGGAATCGGAGAAGTGGGTGTGCCGCCGATTGCTCCTGCAATTGCCAATGCAGTATTTGCGGCAACCGGCAAGCGCGTACGCAAATTGCCTATTACGAGCCAAGATATTCAGAAGCTTTGA
- a CDS encoding (2Fe-2S)-binding protein, which translates to MIELKVNAQTFQVDVDPDTPLLWVLREELGLQGTKYSCGIGECGACMVHVNGEATRSCVTPVSEVTEKEITTIEGLAGSIATALREAWVEGDVPQCGYCQPGQIMKAAELLASNPQPSDSDIDAAMSQVLCRCGTYNEIRRAIHQAARRTRT; encoded by the coding sequence ATGATTGAACTGAAGGTGAACGCACAGACGTTTCAGGTAGACGTGGACCCTGACACCCCGTTGCTGTGGGTGCTCAGGGAAGAACTGGGATTGCAGGGGACCAAATATTCGTGCGGGATCGGCGAATGCGGAGCCTGCATGGTTCACGTGAACGGCGAGGCAACCAGATCGTGCGTAACACCTGTATCCGAGGTTACAGAAAAAGAGATCACCACCATTGAAGGACTTGCCGGCTCCATCGCCACTGCCCTGCGCGAGGCATGGGTCGAAGGCGATGTGCCTCAATGCGGGTACTGCCAACCAGGTCAAATCATGAAAGCCGCAGAGTTGCTCGCTTCCAATCCCCAGCCGTCAGATTCGGATATAGATGCTGCCATGTCCCAAGTCTTGTGCCGATGCGGAACCTACAACGAAATCAGACGAGCCATTCATCAAGCGGCAAGGAGAACTCGCACATGA
- a CDS encoding addiction module protein: MERIDLPLSELTLSQKLDLMEAIWDDLTKHDEMIESPDWHERVLDDREKALAAGKAKASDWQKAKERIRKNVSCE, translated from the coding sequence ATGGAGAGAATCGATTTACCTTTATCAGAACTCACACTTTCCCAAAAGCTTGACCTTATGGAAGCTATTTGGGACGACTTAACGAAACACGACGAGATGATCGAATCACCGGATTGGCATGAGCGCGTGCTCGATGATCGTGAAAAAGCTCTAGCCGCTGGAAAGGCAAAGGCTTCCGATTGGCAGAAAGCTAAAGAGAGAATAAGAAAGAACGTGTCGTGCGAGTAA
- a CDS encoding HigA family addiction module antitoxin, with protein MKMKKLAPLHPGEVLFEEFMLPMKISQNELGRALRVSPRRIHEIVHGKRGITADTALRLARYFGTSAQFRMGLQADYDLETAEDRLSERIAQEVDIRATEIASVS; from the coding sequence ATGAAAATGAAGAAATTGGCACCGCTGCACCCTGGGGAAGTGTTGTTCGAGGAATTTATGCTCCCAATGAAGATCAGCCAAAACGAGCTTGGCCGGGCGCTCAGGGTTTCTCCGCGACGAATACATGAAATTGTACACGGGAAACGAGGCATAACGGCAGACACCGCCTTGCGTTTGGCAAGATATTTTGGCACTTCTGCTCAGTTTCGGATGGGTCTTCAAGCCGATTACGATCTCGAGACTGCGGAAGATCGATTGTCCGAAAGAATAGCTCAGGAAGTTGATATCAGAGCCACAGAAATTGCCAGTGTCAGTTGA
- a CDS encoding O-methyltransferase: MTQFTIFVLLFTCLFTCVPLLFAQENKAVALDKKVKAFLNSHAREWHDWNVPEADARLLYDIIIQNKYTKALEIGTSTGFSSIWIAWALSKTGGKLITIEVDESRYRKAVDNFRKAGLSEYIDARLANAHTLVPGLQGPFDFVFSDADKEWYKNYFDAVAPKLIVGGCYTTHNVSDRMNTGFGLESYVEYLKNLKNFETTFDDRGAGVAISYKKSGK, from the coding sequence TTGACACAATTCACGATCTTTGTTCTTCTGTTCACGTGCCTCTTTACTTGCGTTCCTTTGCTCTTCGCACAGGAGAATAAGGCTGTAGCTTTGGATAAGAAAGTGAAAGCCTTCCTGAATAGCCATGCACGGGAGTGGCACGATTGGAACGTTCCTGAAGCGGACGCAAGGCTGCTTTACGATATTATCATCCAGAACAAGTATACGAAAGCGCTTGAGATCGGTACTTCAACGGGCTTCTCTTCGATCTGGATTGCTTGGGCGCTGAGTAAAACCGGCGGCAAATTGATCACCATAGAGGTTGACGAATCCAGATATAGAAAGGCAGTGGACAATTTCAGGAAAGCCGGACTATCTGAATATATCGATGCACGGCTCGCGAATGCCCATACGTTGGTCCCTGGGTTGCAGGGACCGTTCGACTTCGTCTTCTCCGACGCGGACAAGGAGTGGTACAAGAATTACTTCGATGCTGTAGCGCCGAAATTAATCGTCGGGGGCTGTTACACGACGCATAACGTTTCCGATCGCATGAACACCGGGTTCGGATTAGAGAGTTACGTTGAATATCTCAAGAACCTGAAAAATTTCGAAACTACTTTTGACGACAGAGGCGCAGGCGTGGCAATCAGCTATAAGAAGTCGGGAAAGTAG
- a CDS encoding sigma 54-interacting transcriptional regulator encodes MDEPEKLRNWAEKFLEARSEDVHDISDLSPDDLKKMIHELRVHQIELDIQNEELRQMQSELETAQAEYSELYEFAPTGYFTFDRRSFIRQVNLAGTRLLSNRPRSFLVNTPFSKFVHPDDVRTFLLHLRQVFDDGDRQVCEIRLNINSEHKFVRLESAPARDSDGHVTDCRTIATDLTDRKRSEQALEQSEQRFRSIFEGAEDCIFLKDRSLRYVQVNPAFENLIGVRASEIIGKRHEDLFPEDAPDRVRGIELRVLEGEAIEDEDTLIVRSAPMKFLATRTPLRGTLNEVTGISTILHDITDRKRAEVPIPPMKAEYVSEAMQATLNQAKVAAKGVSTILLIGESGSGKDYLANYIHEHSNQANGPYFSVNCAAIASELAESELFGHEKGAFTGALGRKRGLLELAEGGTLLLNEIGDLPLRLQAKLLTFLDTKTFTRVGGEKEIPVSARLIAATNRDLKKAVEEGDFRKDLFYRLNVVSIPVPPLRDRRDDIPILVQEILHTIRSEMQIHKMPILSPSAIDELKKYRWPGNVRELRNVLERAVMLSSGKEIDPSHLGLTEGRGLLPGNQGVSFTVSFPNSQSLNEMTRELKRFMVIEALRLSEGSRVEAARLLGISRYSLKHYMNTLGCDEEETQE; translated from the coding sequence GTGGACGAACCCGAGAAATTACGTAACTGGGCAGAGAAATTTCTCGAAGCTCGCAGTGAGGATGTCCATGACATATCTGATCTCTCTCCGGACGACTTGAAAAAGATGATCCACGAATTGCGGGTACACCAAATAGAGTTGGATATACAAAATGAGGAACTGCGTCAGATGCAAAGCGAACTGGAAACCGCGCAGGCCGAGTATTCCGAACTCTATGAATTTGCGCCGACGGGCTATTTCACGTTTGACCGGCGCAGCTTTATTCGACAAGTTAATTTAGCGGGCACTCGACTCCTGTCCAATAGGCCACGATCTTTCCTGGTCAACACCCCTTTCTCGAAATTCGTTCATCCCGATGATGTTCGCACGTTCCTCCTACACTTACGACAAGTCTTTGACGACGGGGATCGGCAAGTCTGCGAGATCAGGCTGAACATCAACAGCGAGCATAAGTTCGTGAGGCTTGAAAGCGCTCCGGCCAGGGACTCTGATGGGCACGTGACTGACTGCCGAACAATTGCAACGGATTTGACAGACCGAAAGAGATCGGAACAGGCGCTTGAGCAGAGTGAGCAACGATTCAGGTCAATCTTTGAAGGAGCCGAGGACTGCATATTTTTGAAGGATCGGTCATTACGATATGTTCAGGTAAACCCGGCTTTCGAGAACCTTATTGGAGTTCGAGCCTCCGAAATTATTGGAAAGAGGCACGAAGATTTGTTCCCGGAGGATGCGCCGGACCGTGTCAGAGGCATAGAACTGCGGGTTTTGGAGGGAGAGGCAATAGAAGACGAAGACACTCTCATTGTTCGAAGTGCACCTATGAAGTTTCTCGCCACGAGGACTCCACTCCGGGGAACTTTGAACGAGGTCACAGGCATCTCGACCATATTGCACGACATCACTGATCGGAAAAGAGCAGAAGTGCCCATCCCCCCGATGAAGGCAGAATACGTCTCCGAGGCTATGCAAGCCACATTGAACCAGGCGAAAGTTGCAGCAAAGGGAGTCTCTACCATTCTACTGATCGGCGAGAGCGGCAGTGGCAAGGACTATCTTGCCAATTACATCCACGAACATTCAAACCAGGCCAACGGCCCGTATTTCTCCGTCAATTGTGCGGCTATAGCCTCAGAGCTTGCAGAATCGGAACTCTTCGGTCATGAGAAAGGGGCCTTTACCGGTGCTCTAGGACGAAAACGAGGACTCCTGGAATTGGCTGAGGGTGGGACTCTCCTGCTGAATGAGATTGGCGATCTGCCGCTCCGACTGCAGGCAAAATTATTGACTTTTTTGGACACAAAGACATTCACTCGTGTCGGTGGAGAGAAGGAAATCCCTGTCAGTGCCAGACTCATTGCAGCAACCAATAGAGATTTGAAGAAGGCGGTCGAGGAGGGAGATTTCAGAAAAGACTTATTCTACCGGCTCAACGTCGTGTCCATCCCGGTGCCTCCGCTGCGAGACCGACGAGACGACATTCCGATTCTGGTCCAGGAGATTCTCCATACAATTCGCTCCGAAATGCAGATTCATAAAATGCCGATCCTTAGTCCTTCTGCAATAGATGAGCTCAAGAAATACAGATGGCCCGGAAATGTACGGGAACTTCGAAACGTACTTGAACGGGCTGTAATGCTCTCATCCGGAAAAGAGATCGATCCTTCCCATCTGGGACTGACTGAAGGCAGGGGTCTGCTTCCCGGAAATCAAGGAGTATCCTTCACCGTGTCATTTCCGAACAGCCAGTCTCTCAACGAGATGACTCGGGAGTTGAAACGGTTTATGGTAATTGAAGCACTGCGACTGTCAGAGGGCAGCAGAGTAGAGGCAGCTAGACTGCTGGGAATTTCCCGCTATTCCCTGAAACACTATATGAATACTCTCGGTTGCGATGAAGAGGAAACGCAGGAATAA